Proteins from a single region of Struthio camelus isolate bStrCam1 chromosome W, bStrCam1.hap1, whole genome shotgun sequence:
- the LOC138064125 gene encoding beta-1,3-galactosyl-O-glycosyl-glycoprotein beta-1,6-N-acetylglucosaminyltransferase 4-like isoform X1 — protein MKRHKCPYKHPTRKKILILCFAGWLLALLKLLHVERLFFSHKGIYLVEHFLSTSSYVRNRYSNLRNDFHYEINCSSIYEQDPSEIGKSLEIRRKEIIDLADEDVVAVTSDCRLYHTLRKYHLKPVSPEEENFPLAYSLVVHKDAVMVERLIHSLYGHQNIYCIHYDQKAAKSFKSAMNNLAKCFSNIFIASKLETVEYAHISRLQADFNCLSDLMDSSVPWKYVINLCGQDFPLRSNFQLVAELKKLGGGNMLETIKPSSSKRERFTYHYELMKVPYEYMQMPVKTNISKNPPPHNIEVFVGSAYFVLSRAFIQYTLESSLAKDFFDWSRDTYSPDEHFWATLARVPGVPGEIPRSAQDITDLQSKTRLVKWNYLEDHLYPPCTGLKQRPLYLLPQENWKSPAGKQN, from the coding sequence ATGAAGAGACATAAATGTCCCTACAAACATCCCACAAGAAAGAAGATTCTGATCCTGTGTTTTGCAGGGTGGCTGCTTGCACTGCTGAAACTCCTCCATGTTGAAAGACTCTTTTTTTCACATAAGGGCATTTATTTGGTTGAGCACTTCTTAAGCACTTCTTCTTATGTTAGAAACAGGTATTCCAATCTTAGAAATGACTTCCATTATGAAATTAATTGTTCATCTATATATGAACAAGATCCCAGTGAAATTGGCAAGAGTTTAgagataagaagaaaagaaataattgattTAGCTGATGAAGACGTTGTAGCAGTGACAAGTGATTGCCGTCTGTATCATACGCTTAGGAAATACCACCTAAAACCTGTTTCTCCAGAGGAAGAGAATTTTCCATTAGCCTATTCTTTGGTTGTTCATAAAGATGCAGTAATGGTAGAAAGGCTTATACATTCACTGTATGGCCATCAAAACATATACTGCATCCATTATgaccaaaaagcagcaaaaagtttCAAATCTGCTATGAACAATCTAGCTAAATGTTTCTCCAATATTTTCATTGCATCAAAATTGGAAACGGTGGAGTATGCACATATTTCAAGGCTGCAAGCAGATTTCAATTGTTTGTCTGATTTGATGGACTCTTCAGTTCCCTGGAAGTATGTTATTAATTTGTGTGGCCAAGATTTCCCTTTGAGGTCGAACTTCCAGTTGGTTGCTGAACTGAAAAAACTTGGTGGGGGAAATATGCTGGAAACTATAAAGCCAAGCAGTAGCAAAAGAGAACGATTTACTTATCACTATGAACTTATGAAAGTGCCTTATGAATACATGCAGATGCCTGTGAAGACTAACATTTCCAAGAATCCACCACCCCATAATATTGAGGTTTTTGTAGGCAGTGCCTATTTTGTTTTAAGTCGAGCATTTATTCAGTATACCCTTGAAAGCTCTCTcgcaaaagatttttttgattGGTCAAGGGATACTTACTCTCCGGATGAACATTTCTGGGCCACTCTTGCACGTGTTCCTGGGGTCCCTGGGGAAATTCCAAGGTCGGCACAGGATATAACAGACTTACAAAGCAAAA